Proteins encoded together in one Passer domesticus isolate bPasDom1 chromosome 6, bPasDom1.hap1, whole genome shotgun sequence window:
- the LOC135302465 gene encoding small ribosomal subunit protein eS19-like, with product MEIFQPRKKYQAPGILRRCLLVRKNPHRDQISSSSAVPERGLPSPLVKLKNQFYTRAASTARHLSLCSRAGVGSMPEVHRSRQPCGVQPGHSSRGSGTGARRVLPAIEAPKAVEKDQDESQKMTPQRQHWDLHLIAAQVATGTNNH from the coding sequence ATGGAGATTTTTCAACCCAGAAAGAAATACCAAGCCCCGGGAATTCTCCGGCGCTGCCTCCTGGTTCGGAAGAATCCCCACAGGGATCAGatttccagcagctcagcagtccCAGAACGGGGGTTGCCATCCCCGCTCGTGAAATTAAAGAACCAGTTTTACACAAGAGCAGCCTCCACAGCCCGGCACCTATCCCTGTGCAGCAGGGCCGGCGTGGGCTCCATGCCCGAGGTGCACCGGAGCCGGCAGCCCTGCGGGGTGCAGCCCGGCCACTCCAGCCGCGGCTCGGGCACCGGGGCCCGCCGGGTGCTGCCCGCCATCGAGGCACCCAAGGCGGTCGAAAAGGACCAAGACGAGAGCCAGAAGATGACTCCTCAGAGGCAGCATTGGGACCTGCACCTCATCGCTGCGCAGGTCGCCACTGGCACCAACAACCACTGA